One Pseudomonas sp. B21_DOA genomic window, CAACCCTGAGCGAGTTGCCATCAGCGGCGCTGGCCGATGGCGTGGAGGTCGTGGTGAGTTTCCTCGAAGGCGACCCCGATCAGCCGATGGTCAGCGGCGTTCTCCAGCCTCCGGCGCTGGTGGAGGATACGGTTGAGGACGATGTCCCGTTGCCGGAGTTGCTGGTGAGCGATGGGTTGCAGCAGCTGTTGCAGTCCGGCGAGCCGTTGCTGCTGCTGTGCCTGATGCCGGGAGGTGGGAGCTTCAACCACTGTGCCGAGTCCGTGTGCAGTTGCCGGCTGTTGACCGCGCTTGATCAGAGCAGCGCAAGATGAGCGGCGCGGCGCTTGAGCCTATGGCGCAATGGCTGTTACTCGATACCCCTGACGCGTCACGCGCACTGCTGACGTTGCGGCAGGGCTTTGCCGATGTGCAGCGGCACCGGTTGTTCGACGGTACCGAATTTCAACCGGTCAGCGAGCACGGCCCGGTTCTTGTCGACTTGCGTGAGAATCCGGCATTGACCGCCTTGTGCCTGCGCGATCCGGACACTTGGCGCGGGCTGCTGCTGAGCTGCGAAATACCGGCGCAGCAGCTGATCAGCCACTTGCAACGCATGCTCACCGTCTCATTCGGCTTGAATCACCGGGCCTTGCTCAGCTATTACAACCGGCAGACCGCCAGCTATTTCTTCGATGCCTGCGATGCCGCGCAACTGAGTCGCTGGCTCGGGCCAATCCGCCAGTTGCGCTGGTTTGGGGGTACCTGGGCTGACCGCGCCATCGGCAGTCAGGG contains:
- a CDS encoding DUF4123 domain-containing protein yields the protein MSGAALEPMAQWLLLDTPDASRALLTLRQGFADVQRHRLFDGTEFQPVSEHGPVLVDLRENPALTALCLRDPDTWRGLLLSCEIPAQQLISHLQRMLTVSFGLNHRALLSYYNRQTASYFFDACDAAQLSRWLGPIRQLRWFGGTWADRAIGSQGWQQLRNPGLLVEPLGIEESLTRRQRERLQTCLLEQHIWRWCQSLCADYQTIAVHVQQGLALGFSDRAVLDGWLWLRLLHPRAVLVAPPAGLTQQERLDHLRRQWGAAD